A genomic region of Magnolia sinica isolate HGM2019 chromosome 6, MsV1, whole genome shotgun sequence contains the following coding sequences:
- the LOC131249389 gene encoding E3 ubiquitin-protein ligase RING1-like isoform X1, whose protein sequence is MAGMLPGVEVARKRRIHHHHLDDNTREPCFLRSRIAPSTTTAMDETALKARTRLEEKLRGIGYRWSKNQPSKDGESGHAAGASKAGVDVVRMEMAIHVDRRNSEKVVCAVCLDEIRARQMVINLPCSHTYHSHCLLPWLNVHSHCPYCRTNVQS, encoded by the exons ATGGCGGGAATGCTACCTGGAGTGGAGGTGGCCCGAAAGAGAAGGATCCACCATCACCATCTCGACGACAACACGCGCGAGCCTTGTTTTCTGCGTTCACGTATCGCACCGTCGACAACGACGGCCATGGACGAAACTGCCCTCAAAGCCCGTACGAGGCTCGAAGAAAAGCTCCGAGGCATTGGTTACAG ATGGAGTAAAAACCAGCCTAGCAAAGATGGAGAGTCAGGCCATGCAGCCGGTGCAAGCAAAGCTGGTGTGGACGTGGTGAGAATGGAAATGGCGATTCATGTGGACagaaggaattcagagaaagtggTGTGTGCTGTTTGCCTGGATGAGATCCGGGCCAGACAGATGGTGATAAACCTCCCATGTTCCCACACCTACCACTCTCATTGCCTTCTACCATGGCTCAATGTTCATTCACATTGCCCTTACTGTAGGACCAATGTTCAATCTTGA